One Anguilla rostrata isolate EN2019 chromosome 15, ASM1855537v3, whole genome shotgun sequence genomic window carries:
- the LOC135240608 gene encoding cyclic AMP-dependent transcription factor ATF-2-like isoform X3 yields the protein MSDDKPFVCTAPGCGQRFTNEDHLAVHKHKHEMTLKFGPARNDSVIVADQTPTPTRFLKNCEEVGLFNELASPFEHDFKKATEEDIKKLPLDLSPLATPVIRSKIEEPCAAVSQRDSPLPHPESTTSDDRDVSLQPSSQPASTIIRPASLQVPSVLLAGPDASLVVQPTLPSPTSSSVITQVPSANRPIVPVSGTFPVLLQLPNGQTMPVAIPASIANPSVHIPTTMPQLVRPVTVVPNVPGIPGPSSPQPIQSEAKLRLKAALTQQHAQVPNGEAGDAQTSAVTHTNTPPPAPAEEPCPQSLQQPATSTTETPASPAPPAQHTPSTGGRRRRAMSEDPDEKRRKFLERNRAAASRCRQKRKVWVQSLEKKAEDLNSLNGQLQSEVTLLRNEVAQLKQLLLAHKDCPVTAMQKKSAYHNAEDDSEVMSVPGSPQAEAIQHSSVSTSNGVSSSSATPAGPAPGPAPAPAPQADQSTEESRPPAGGDAPAQTQPSGS from the exons ATGAGTGATGACAAACCCTTCGTATGCACTGCTCCTGGGTGTGGTCAG cgGTTCACCAATGAAGACCATTTGGCCGtccataaacacaaacatgagaTGACACTAAAGTTTGGTCCAGCTCGGAATGACAGTGTCATTGTTGCTG aCCAAACACCAACACCCACTCGCTTTTTGAAGAACTGTGAAGAAGTGGGACTGTTTAATGAACTTGCTAGTCCTTTTGAACATGACTTCAAAAAAGCAACAGAAGAGGACATCAAAAAG CTCCCCTTGGACTTGTCCCCACTTGCTACGCCAGTCATCAGAAGTAAAATTGAGGAGCCCTGCGCTGCAGTCTCCCAGCGGGACAGTCCCCTGCCGCACCCCGAGTCCACCACCAGTGATGACAGG GACGTTTCTCTGCAGCCCTCGTCCCAGCCGGCTTCCACCATCATCCGCCCCGCGTCTCTGCAGGTGCCCAGCGTCCTGCTGGCGGGTCCAGACGCCAGCCTGGTGGTCCAGCCCACCCTGCCCTCGCCAACCTCCAGCTCTGTCATTACACAGGTCCCATCCGCCAACAGACCCATAGT CCCCGTGTCTGGAACCTTCCCCGTGCTTCTGCAGCTTCCCAATGGACAGACGATGCCTGTCGCTATCCCAGCATCCATTGCAAACCCAAGTGTGCATATTCCCACTACCATGCCT CAGCTGGTCAGACCTGTCACCGTAGTGCCTAACGTCCCAGGAATCCCAGGCCCCTCATCACCACAACCCATCCAATCAGAGGCCAAATTG AGGCTGAAAGCGGCTCTGACTCAGCAGCACGCTCAGGTACCTAATGGAGAGGCGGGAGATGCCCAGACCAGTGCTGTCACTCATACTAATactccaccccctgccccagcTGAGGAGCCCTGTCCACAGTCTCTGCAGCAGCCTGCCACCTCTACCACAGAGAcacct GCCTCCCCGGCGCCCCCCGCCCAGCACACCCCCAGCACGGGGGGGCGGCGACGCAGGGCCATGAGCGAGGACCCCGACGAGAAACGGCGCAAGTTCCTGGAGCGGAACCGCGCGGCCGCCTCCCGCTGCAGGCAGAAGAGGAAAGTGTGGGTCCAGTCCCTGGAGAAGAAGGCCGAGGACCTCAACTCCCTCAACGGGCAGCTACAG AGTGAAGTCACCCTGCTGAGAAACGAGGTGGCTCAGCTCAAACAGCTCCTCCTGGCTCATAAAGACTGCCCTGTGACCGCCATGCAGAAGAAATCTGCCTATCACA ACGCCGAGGATGACAGCGAGGTGATGTCGGTCCCCGGAAGCCCCCAGGCCGAGGCCATCCAGCACAGCTCCGTAAGCACCTCCAACGGGGTCAGCTCCTCCTCCGCGACCccggccggccccgcccccggccccgcccccgcccccgccccccaagcgGACCAGAGCACGGAGGAGAGCCGACCGCCGGCGGGGGGCGACGCGCCCGCCCAAACCCAGCCGTCGGGAAGCTGA
- the LOC135240609 gene encoding ATP synthase F(0) complex subunit C3, mitochondrial-like, with protein MYACAKFVSTPALVRAGSRALYRPLSAAVVSRPELQAGEMSPVLGPQSMSQVALRGFQTSAVTRDIDTAAKFIGAGAATVGVAGSGAGIGTVFGSLIIGYARNPSLKQQLFSYAILGFALSEAMGLFCLMVAFLILFAM; from the exons ATGTATGCCTGTGCGAAGTTCGTCTCCACGCCTGCACTG GTGCGTGCTGGATCCCGGGCTCTGTACAGacccctctctgctgctgtgGTGTCACGGCCAGAACTCCAAGCTGGAGAG ATGAGCCCTGTCCTGGGGCCGCAGAGCATGTCCCAGGTTGCACTGCGAGGCTTCCAGACCAGTGCTGTGACCCGGGACATCGACACGGCCGCCAAGTTCATCGGCGCCGGCGCAGCCACCGTCGGGGTGGCGGGGTCCGGGGCCGGAATCGGAACGGTTTTCGGCAGCCTCATCATCGGCTACGCCAG GAACCCTTCTCTAAAGCAACAGCTGTTCTCCTATGCTATCCTGGGATTTGCCCTGTCTGAAGCCATGGGTCTGTTCTGCTTGATGGTTGCTTTCTTGATCTTGTTTGCCATgtaa
- the LOC135240608 gene encoding cyclic AMP-dependent transcription factor ATF-2-like isoform X4, which produces MSDDKPFVCTAPGCGQRFTNEDHLAVHKHKHEMTLKFGPARNDSVIVADQTPTPTRFLKNCEEVGLFNELASPFEHDFKKATEEDIKKLPLDLSPLATPVIRSKIEEPCAAVSQRDSPLPHPESTTSDDRDVSLQPSSQPASTIIRPASLQVPSVLLAGPDASLVVQPTLPSPTSSSVITQVPSANRPIVPVSGTFPVLLQLPNGQTMPVAIPASIANPSVHIPTTMPLVRPVTVVPNVPGIPGPSSPQPIQSEAKLRLKAALTQQHAQVPNGEAGDAQTSAVTHTNTPPPAPAEEPCPQSLQQPATSTTETPASPAPPAQHTPSTGGRRRRAMSEDPDEKRRKFLERNRAAASRCRQKRKVWVQSLEKKAEDLNSLNGQLQSEVTLLRNEVAQLKQLLLAHKDCPVTAMQKKSAYHNAEDDSEVMSVPGSPQAEAIQHSSVSTSNGVSSSSATPAGPAPGPAPAPAPQADQSTEESRPPAGGDAPAQTQPSGS; this is translated from the exons ATGAGTGATGACAAACCCTTCGTATGCACTGCTCCTGGGTGTGGTCAG cgGTTCACCAATGAAGACCATTTGGCCGtccataaacacaaacatgagaTGACACTAAAGTTTGGTCCAGCTCGGAATGACAGTGTCATTGTTGCTG aCCAAACACCAACACCCACTCGCTTTTTGAAGAACTGTGAAGAAGTGGGACTGTTTAATGAACTTGCTAGTCCTTTTGAACATGACTTCAAAAAAGCAACAGAAGAGGACATCAAAAAG CTCCCCTTGGACTTGTCCCCACTTGCTACGCCAGTCATCAGAAGTAAAATTGAGGAGCCCTGCGCTGCAGTCTCCCAGCGGGACAGTCCCCTGCCGCACCCCGAGTCCACCACCAGTGATGACAGG GACGTTTCTCTGCAGCCCTCGTCCCAGCCGGCTTCCACCATCATCCGCCCCGCGTCTCTGCAGGTGCCCAGCGTCCTGCTGGCGGGTCCAGACGCCAGCCTGGTGGTCCAGCCCACCCTGCCCTCGCCAACCTCCAGCTCTGTCATTACACAGGTCCCATCCGCCAACAGACCCATAGT CCCCGTGTCTGGAACCTTCCCCGTGCTTCTGCAGCTTCCCAATGGACAGACGATGCCTGTCGCTATCCCAGCATCCATTGCAAACCCAAGTGTGCATATTCCCACTACCATGCCT CTGGTCAGACCTGTCACCGTAGTGCCTAACGTCCCAGGAATCCCAGGCCCCTCATCACCACAACCCATCCAATCAGAGGCCAAATTG AGGCTGAAAGCGGCTCTGACTCAGCAGCACGCTCAGGTACCTAATGGAGAGGCGGGAGATGCCCAGACCAGTGCTGTCACTCATACTAATactccaccccctgccccagcTGAGGAGCCCTGTCCACAGTCTCTGCAGCAGCCTGCCACCTCTACCACAGAGAcacct GCCTCCCCGGCGCCCCCCGCCCAGCACACCCCCAGCACGGGGGGGCGGCGACGCAGGGCCATGAGCGAGGACCCCGACGAGAAACGGCGCAAGTTCCTGGAGCGGAACCGCGCGGCCGCCTCCCGCTGCAGGCAGAAGAGGAAAGTGTGGGTCCAGTCCCTGGAGAAGAAGGCCGAGGACCTCAACTCCCTCAACGGGCAGCTACAG AGTGAAGTCACCCTGCTGAGAAACGAGGTGGCTCAGCTCAAACAGCTCCTCCTGGCTCATAAAGACTGCCCTGTGACCGCCATGCAGAAGAAATCTGCCTATCACA ACGCCGAGGATGACAGCGAGGTGATGTCGGTCCCCGGAAGCCCCCAGGCCGAGGCCATCCAGCACAGCTCCGTAAGCACCTCCAACGGGGTCAGCTCCTCCTCCGCGACCccggccggccccgcccccggccccgcccccgcccccgccccccaagcgGACCAGAGCACGGAGGAGAGCCGACCGCCGGCGGGGGGCGACGCGCCCGCCCAAACCCAGCCGTCGGGAAGCTGA
- the LOC135240608 gene encoding cyclic AMP-dependent transcription factor ATF-2-like isoform X1, giving the protein MSDDKPFVCTAPGCGQRFTNEDHLAVHKHKHEMTLKFGPARNDSVIVADQTPTPTRFLKNCEEVGLFNELASPFEHDFKKATEEDIKKLPLDLSPLATPVIRSKIEEPCAAVSQRDSPLPHPESTTSDDRDVSLQPSSQPASTIIRPASLQVPSVLLAGPDASLVVQPTLPSPTSSSVITQVPSANRPIVPVSGTFPVLLQLPNGQTMPVAIPASIANPSVHIPTTMPQLVRPVTVVPNVPGIPGPSSPQPIQSEAKLRLKAALTQQHAQVPNGEAGDAQTSAVTHTNTPPPAPAEEPCPQSLQQPATSTTETPVSASPAPPAQHTPSTGGRRRRAMSEDPDEKRRKFLERNRAAASRCRQKRKVWVQSLEKKAEDLNSLNGQLQSEVTLLRNEVAQLKQLLLAHKDCPVTAMQKKSAYHNAEDDSEVMSVPGSPQAEAIQHSSVSTSNGVSSSSATPAGPAPGPAPAPAPQADQSTEESRPPAGGDAPAQTQPSGS; this is encoded by the exons ATGAGTGATGACAAACCCTTCGTATGCACTGCTCCTGGGTGTGGTCAG cgGTTCACCAATGAAGACCATTTGGCCGtccataaacacaaacatgagaTGACACTAAAGTTTGGTCCAGCTCGGAATGACAGTGTCATTGTTGCTG aCCAAACACCAACACCCACTCGCTTTTTGAAGAACTGTGAAGAAGTGGGACTGTTTAATGAACTTGCTAGTCCTTTTGAACATGACTTCAAAAAAGCAACAGAAGAGGACATCAAAAAG CTCCCCTTGGACTTGTCCCCACTTGCTACGCCAGTCATCAGAAGTAAAATTGAGGAGCCCTGCGCTGCAGTCTCCCAGCGGGACAGTCCCCTGCCGCACCCCGAGTCCACCACCAGTGATGACAGG GACGTTTCTCTGCAGCCCTCGTCCCAGCCGGCTTCCACCATCATCCGCCCCGCGTCTCTGCAGGTGCCCAGCGTCCTGCTGGCGGGTCCAGACGCCAGCCTGGTGGTCCAGCCCACCCTGCCCTCGCCAACCTCCAGCTCTGTCATTACACAGGTCCCATCCGCCAACAGACCCATAGT CCCCGTGTCTGGAACCTTCCCCGTGCTTCTGCAGCTTCCCAATGGACAGACGATGCCTGTCGCTATCCCAGCATCCATTGCAAACCCAAGTGTGCATATTCCCACTACCATGCCT CAGCTGGTCAGACCTGTCACCGTAGTGCCTAACGTCCCAGGAATCCCAGGCCCCTCATCACCACAACCCATCCAATCAGAGGCCAAATTG AGGCTGAAAGCGGCTCTGACTCAGCAGCACGCTCAGGTACCTAATGGAGAGGCGGGAGATGCCCAGACCAGTGCTGTCACTCATACTAATactccaccccctgccccagcTGAGGAGCCCTGTCCACAGTCTCTGCAGCAGCCTGCCACCTCTACCACAGAGAcacctgtgagt GCCTCCCCGGCGCCCCCCGCCCAGCACACCCCCAGCACGGGGGGGCGGCGACGCAGGGCCATGAGCGAGGACCCCGACGAGAAACGGCGCAAGTTCCTGGAGCGGAACCGCGCGGCCGCCTCCCGCTGCAGGCAGAAGAGGAAAGTGTGGGTCCAGTCCCTGGAGAAGAAGGCCGAGGACCTCAACTCCCTCAACGGGCAGCTACAG AGTGAAGTCACCCTGCTGAGAAACGAGGTGGCTCAGCTCAAACAGCTCCTCCTGGCTCATAAAGACTGCCCTGTGACCGCCATGCAGAAGAAATCTGCCTATCACA ACGCCGAGGATGACAGCGAGGTGATGTCGGTCCCCGGAAGCCCCCAGGCCGAGGCCATCCAGCACAGCTCCGTAAGCACCTCCAACGGGGTCAGCTCCTCCTCCGCGACCccggccggccccgcccccggccccgcccccgcccccgccccccaagcgGACCAGAGCACGGAGGAGAGCCGACCGCCGGCGGGGGGCGACGCGCCCGCCCAAACCCAGCCGTCGGGAAGCTGA
- the LOC135240608 gene encoding cyclic AMP-dependent transcription factor ATF-2-like isoform X2, with protein sequence MSDDKPFVCTAPGCGQRFTNEDHLAVHKHKHEMTLKFGPARNDSVIVADQTPTPTRFLKNCEEVGLFNELASPFEHDFKKATEEDIKKLPLDLSPLATPVIRSKIEEPCAAVSQRDSPLPHPESTTSDDRDVSLQPSSQPASTIIRPASLQVPSVLLAGPDASLVVQPTLPSPTSSSVITQVPSANRPIVPVSGTFPVLLQLPNGQTMPVAIPASIANPSVHIPTTMPLVRPVTVVPNVPGIPGPSSPQPIQSEAKLRLKAALTQQHAQVPNGEAGDAQTSAVTHTNTPPPAPAEEPCPQSLQQPATSTTETPVSASPAPPAQHTPSTGGRRRRAMSEDPDEKRRKFLERNRAAASRCRQKRKVWVQSLEKKAEDLNSLNGQLQSEVTLLRNEVAQLKQLLLAHKDCPVTAMQKKSAYHNAEDDSEVMSVPGSPQAEAIQHSSVSTSNGVSSSSATPAGPAPGPAPAPAPQADQSTEESRPPAGGDAPAQTQPSGS encoded by the exons ATGAGTGATGACAAACCCTTCGTATGCACTGCTCCTGGGTGTGGTCAG cgGTTCACCAATGAAGACCATTTGGCCGtccataaacacaaacatgagaTGACACTAAAGTTTGGTCCAGCTCGGAATGACAGTGTCATTGTTGCTG aCCAAACACCAACACCCACTCGCTTTTTGAAGAACTGTGAAGAAGTGGGACTGTTTAATGAACTTGCTAGTCCTTTTGAACATGACTTCAAAAAAGCAACAGAAGAGGACATCAAAAAG CTCCCCTTGGACTTGTCCCCACTTGCTACGCCAGTCATCAGAAGTAAAATTGAGGAGCCCTGCGCTGCAGTCTCCCAGCGGGACAGTCCCCTGCCGCACCCCGAGTCCACCACCAGTGATGACAGG GACGTTTCTCTGCAGCCCTCGTCCCAGCCGGCTTCCACCATCATCCGCCCCGCGTCTCTGCAGGTGCCCAGCGTCCTGCTGGCGGGTCCAGACGCCAGCCTGGTGGTCCAGCCCACCCTGCCCTCGCCAACCTCCAGCTCTGTCATTACACAGGTCCCATCCGCCAACAGACCCATAGT CCCCGTGTCTGGAACCTTCCCCGTGCTTCTGCAGCTTCCCAATGGACAGACGATGCCTGTCGCTATCCCAGCATCCATTGCAAACCCAAGTGTGCATATTCCCACTACCATGCCT CTGGTCAGACCTGTCACCGTAGTGCCTAACGTCCCAGGAATCCCAGGCCCCTCATCACCACAACCCATCCAATCAGAGGCCAAATTG AGGCTGAAAGCGGCTCTGACTCAGCAGCACGCTCAGGTACCTAATGGAGAGGCGGGAGATGCCCAGACCAGTGCTGTCACTCATACTAATactccaccccctgccccagcTGAGGAGCCCTGTCCACAGTCTCTGCAGCAGCCTGCCACCTCTACCACAGAGAcacctgtgagt GCCTCCCCGGCGCCCCCCGCCCAGCACACCCCCAGCACGGGGGGGCGGCGACGCAGGGCCATGAGCGAGGACCCCGACGAGAAACGGCGCAAGTTCCTGGAGCGGAACCGCGCGGCCGCCTCCCGCTGCAGGCAGAAGAGGAAAGTGTGGGTCCAGTCCCTGGAGAAGAAGGCCGAGGACCTCAACTCCCTCAACGGGCAGCTACAG AGTGAAGTCACCCTGCTGAGAAACGAGGTGGCTCAGCTCAAACAGCTCCTCCTGGCTCATAAAGACTGCCCTGTGACCGCCATGCAGAAGAAATCTGCCTATCACA ACGCCGAGGATGACAGCGAGGTGATGTCGGTCCCCGGAAGCCCCCAGGCCGAGGCCATCCAGCACAGCTCCGTAAGCACCTCCAACGGGGTCAGCTCCTCCTCCGCGACCccggccggccccgcccccggccccgcccccgcccccgccccccaagcgGACCAGAGCACGGAGGAGAGCCGACCGCCGGCGGGGGGCGACGCGCCCGCCCAAACCCAGCCGTCGGGAAGCTGA